A stretch of the Rosa rugosa chromosome 5, drRosRugo1.1, whole genome shotgun sequence genome encodes the following:
- the LOC133710134 gene encoding uncharacterized protein LOC133710134, with the protein MMKKYHKMYSALATYGLTEEESAMMKMLETDLSSESYLITEDSSLGLKISYQAMMENCKLEANTDNLPISDADLAYLRTYHKQHPAAEIYGFTSAESKLLDNLSKYLLARTIEWQAETEKASTKLTTGAIEELKKEQASLNQYLKNEEMVEGAATNNGRQDDFGDECDEEVDYGEEEEQGDYDNETGIDYDIGDDTAFDIENLSPFYKDEAFGKGEGNTMDINMVYVLPSKLKAQPGQSNELIGDFVADQQPRFEIDEVDAQLKDEEGRVVLTKPTAKMAQHLNPLYITAYIEGYPITKVLVDNGAAVNVLPIAVMKKLRRTESDLLPSDITVSNFSGGKSRPRGILPLDVTVREKTNMTAFFVVDSSAHYNALLGCDWIHQNLCVPSSLHQVLIFWHGDKIEVIPADNNPFQASTNVLEARFYEDDIGYFTFSGRDSKGRPTQVTTQKIVNLGTEDVL; encoded by the coding sequence ATGATGAAGAAATATCATAAGATGTATTCAGCATTGGCCACTTATGGCCTAACTGAGGAGGAAAGCGCGATGATGAAGATGTTGGAAACGGATCTGTCTTCAGAGTCATACCTCATCACTGAGGATTCTAGCCTCGGCCTAAAGATCAGTTATCAGGCAATGATGGAGAATTGTAAGCTGGAAGCCAATACTGACAACCTGCCTATTTCCGATGCTGACCTGGCTTACCTCCGCACCTACCATAAACAACATCCGGCTGCTGAGATATATGGATTCACATCCGCCGAGAGCAAATTATTGGACAATTTGTCCAAATACCTACTGGCTCGTACAATTGAATGGCAAGCTGAGACAGAAAAGGCATCCACCAAGCTGACAACTGGGGCCATTGAAGAATTAAAGAAAGAGCAAGCTAGTCTCAATCAGTATTTGAAGAATGAGGAAATGGTAGAAGGTGCTGCCACAAACAATGGCAGGCAAGACGATTTTGGAGACGAATGTGATGAGGAAGTCGATTATGGGGAAGAGGAGGAACAAGGTGACTATGATAATGAaactggaatcgactacgacaTAGGAGATGACACAGCTTTTGACATAGAAAACTTATCCCCATTTTACAAGGACGAGGCCTTTGGAAAAGGAGAAGGTAATACAATGGACATCAACATGGTTTATGTCCTACCTTCAAAACTCAAAGCTCAACCAGGTCAGTCAAATGAATTGATCGGTGACTTTGTTGCCGATCAACAACCTCGATTTGAGATTGATGAAGTCGATGCCCAGTTGAAGGATGAAGAAGGCCGTGTGGTACTCACAAAACCAACGGCCAAAATGGCTCAACATTTGAATCCGTTATACATCACGGCTTACATAGAGGGATATCCAATAACGAAAGTTTTGGTGGACAATGGTGCAGCAGTTAATGTGTTACCTATAGCCGTCATGAAGAAATTACGAAGAACTGAATCTGATTTGCTCCCTTCAGACATTACAGTGAGCAACTTCTCTGGAGGTAAGAGTAGGCCAAGAGGTATCCTCCCACTTGATGTCACCGTGAGGGAAAAGACAAACATGACGGCTTTCTTCGTGGTCGATTCATCTGCTCATTATAATGCATTGCTTGGCTGCGATTGGATTCACCAGAACTTATGTGTACCTTCTTCCCTGCATCAAGTTTTGATCTTCTGGCATGGAGACAAAATTGAGGTCATTCCAGCAGACAATAACCCATTTCAGGCCTCCACCAATGTACTAGAAGCAAGGTTTTACGAGGATGATATTGGTTACTTCACTTTCAGTGGACGAGATAGCAAGGGCCGACCTACTCAAGTTACGACCCAGAAAATTGTCAACCTAGGGACTGAGGATGTTTTGTAA